From the Methanomassiliicoccales archaeon genome, one window contains:
- a CDS encoding DHH family phosphoesterase, which yields MHRVQNLEGFRNAAKDIAEILQGSSRVSIVTHIDADGICGASIASMALERAGIEHIVRFVKRLDEIEIARINGDPADVVWLVDLGSGVRSQIKHPCVCVTDHHIPEQNSLKRRHEGQVNLMSFLQTHLNPHLFGIDGSTELSGAGTAYMVAKEMTEKNMDLASLAIVGAIGDLQDSTECRLQGMNREILEDAEKYSKMETIRDLRAFGRETRPVSKMLQYSTDPILPQLTNNADACNKFLSQLDIQLIEGSEWRHWVDLPFEEKRRVASALCHHLIDSGSGHWAVRRLIGEVFILKKEKPRTALHDAKEFATLLNACGRYGEGEIGMKICKGDREEALEAGLRLLQNHRGNLADAICLVKGLGVVRGRNVQYFHGKDEILDSIVGIVAGMVLGSGEIPSDLPIVAFAQSENNKIKVSARGTRDMVKKGLDLAEAVKLASKKVGGIGGGHNIAAGATIDAGKEIEFIEEIDKIIEFQLSSRATE from the coding sequence TTGCATCGGGTACAAAATCTTGAGGGTTTTAGGAATGCTGCAAAAGATATTGCCGAAATTCTTCAAGGATCTTCTAGAGTTTCCATAGTTACGCATATAGATGCTGACGGTATATGCGGCGCCTCTATCGCCTCGATGGCCTTGGAGCGCGCTGGTATTGAGCATATAGTCAGGTTTGTCAAAAGGCTGGACGAGATCGAAATCGCCCGCATAAATGGAGATCCGGCAGATGTCGTATGGCTTGTTGATCTGGGCAGCGGAGTGCGTTCCCAAATAAAGCATCCTTGCGTCTGCGTTACCGACCATCACATTCCAGAACAAAACTCATTGAAAAGGCGGCATGAAGGCCAAGTAAACTTGATGAGCTTCCTTCAAACGCATCTTAACCCTCACCTCTTTGGAATCGATGGGTCCACGGAATTGAGTGGAGCTGGGACCGCATATATGGTCGCAAAAGAGATGACAGAAAAAAACATGGATCTTGCATCTTTAGCTATTGTGGGGGCGATTGGAGATTTACAGGATTCAACGGAGTGCAGACTGCAGGGTATGAACAGAGAGATACTAGAAGATGCTGAGAAATATTCCAAAATGGAGACGATTAGAGACTTACGTGCATTCGGAAGAGAAACTAGACCGGTGAGCAAAATGCTCCAATATTCCACGGATCCGATTCTACCTCAATTAACAAATAACGCTGATGCATGTAACAAATTTCTTTCTCAACTCGATATTCAATTGATTGAAGGGTCTGAATGGCGTCATTGGGTTGACCTGCCATTCGAAGAAAAAAGGAGAGTTGCCTCTGCGCTTTGTCATCATCTCATTGACTCAGGAAGTGGCCATTGGGCTGTCAGGCGCCTCATTGGGGAAGTATTCATTCTCAAAAAGGAAAAACCAAGAACGGCACTCCACGATGCAAAAGAATTTGCCACTCTTCTCAATGCCTGCGGGAGATATGGGGAAGGCGAAATCGGAATGAAGATCTGCAAGGGAGATAGAGAAGAGGCCCTCGAAGCTGGTTTGAGATTGCTCCAAAATCACAGAGGAAATCTAGCCGACGCGATTTGCCTGGTGAAGGGACTAGGGGTAGTAAGGGGACGCAATGTGCAATACTTTCATGGAAAGGATGAAATTCTTGACAGCATTGTCGGCATCGTAGCTGGAATGGTTCTTGGGTCGGGCGAAATCCCCTCTGATTTGCCGATCGTTGCCTTTGCTCAATCCGAAAACAACAAAATCAAGGTCTCTGCAAGGGGCACCAGAGATATGGTTAAGAAAGGGCTCGATCTTGCCGAGGCTGTGAAACTCGCATCGAAGAAGGTCGGCGGCATCGGTGGAGGACATAATATTGCCGCTGGTGCTACAATCGACGCAGGGAAAGAAATCGAGTTCATCGAAGAAATTGATAAAATCATCGAATTCCAACTTTCATCAAGAGCTACTGAATGA